A single region of the Parasphingorhabdus litoris DSM 22379 genome encodes:
- a CDS encoding Flp family type IVb pilin: MKLVRKMFKNEEGATAIEYGLIAALIAVAAIVAMGELGNTLSNTFNEVEEEMAG; the protein is encoded by the coding sequence ATGAAACTCGTACGTAAAATGTTTAAGAACGAAGAAGGCGCAACGGCTATTGAATATGGCCTGATCGCTGCTCTGATCGCTGTTGCAGCTATCGTTGCAATGGGTGAGTTGGGTAATACCCTCAGCAACACCTTCAACGAAGTTGAAGAAGAAATGGCTGGTTAA
- a CDS encoding sugar transferase, translating into MSDALAVFIGFLISNALLLDQPFASPGLKLGILSVPIFLAIGLNSNAYGRNALFNSVGATIRTIASLFASLALILFILFGLSILKQHHPSFLATGFLISSALIVGGRYACHKVAKRMLGTNPLSELIIVDGVPHGPIFDQPVIDAKEIGLYPDISNPAMLDQLGNLFRSIDRVVVACPIERHNDWALVLKSTGVAGDVYRHYRSVPAGKQASGLAHASQVKPLTRLQLWLKRLMDLIIVSVAILFLAPLMLITAIAIKMESPGPILFKQPRLGHGNRLFNIYKFRSMRDNLSDFNGDRSTDRDDDRITRVGRFIRATSIDELPQLFNVLFGTMSLVGPRPHALGSKADSKLFWEIDRNYWLRHATMPGLTGLAQVRGHRGATMTRADLERRLASDLEYIQRWSLGYDLLILARTFGVIVHRNGF; encoded by the coding sequence ATGTCAGACGCGCTGGCGGTATTTATCGGTTTTCTGATAAGCAATGCGTTGTTGCTGGATCAACCTTTTGCATCACCTGGATTAAAGCTTGGCATATTGTCCGTTCCGATTTTTCTGGCAATAGGCCTAAACAGTAATGCCTATGGCAGGAATGCGCTTTTCAACAGTGTTGGTGCGACGATTCGAACTATCGCTTCATTATTTGCAAGCTTAGCTTTGATCCTCTTCATCCTCTTCGGTCTTTCGATATTGAAGCAGCACCATCCGTCTTTCCTGGCCACTGGTTTCTTGATCTCATCGGCCTTGATCGTGGGCGGACGCTATGCTTGTCATAAAGTAGCTAAAAGGATGTTAGGCACCAATCCTTTGAGTGAATTGATTATTGTAGATGGCGTTCCCCATGGGCCAATATTTGATCAACCTGTCATCGATGCGAAGGAGATTGGGTTATACCCTGATATTTCGAATCCGGCCATGCTTGATCAATTGGGGAATCTTTTTCGTTCCATCGATCGCGTTGTCGTTGCTTGCCCTATAGAGCGCCACAATGATTGGGCATTGGTTCTAAAAAGCACCGGCGTTGCCGGTGATGTTTATCGGCATTACCGGTCGGTACCCGCGGGAAAACAAGCATCAGGATTGGCACATGCGTCGCAAGTGAAACCTTTGACGCGCCTGCAACTGTGGTTGAAGCGTTTGATGGATCTCATCATTGTGTCTGTTGCGATCTTGTTCTTAGCACCCCTGATGCTGATCACGGCAATTGCCATCAAGATGGAGAGTCCTGGTCCGATCCTGTTCAAGCAACCAAGGCTGGGACACGGCAACCGGCTTTTCAATATCTATAAGTTTCGCAGTATGCGCGACAATCTCAGCGATTTTAATGGCGACCGTTCAACCGATCGCGATGATGATCGGATTACTCGTGTTGGTAGGTTCATCCGAGCCACCAGTATCGACGAACTGCCACAATTATTTAATGTTTTATTTGGCACAATGAGCTTGGTCGGACCCCGGCCCCATGCGTTGGGTTCGAAGGCGGATAGCAAGCTGTTCTGGGAAATTGACCGGAACTACTGGCTACGCCATGCAACGATGCCTGGTCTGACCGGACTGGCCCAAGTTAGGGGACATCGCGGCGCCACGATGACGCGCGCTGATTTAGAACGGCGGCTGGCATCGGATCTAGAATATATACAACGTTGGTCGCTTGGCTATGATCTGCTCATTTTAGCCCGAACCTTTGGGGTTATCGTTCACCGTAACGGATTCTGA
- a CDS encoding serine O-acetyltransferase: MRFTWYPPLKLLLLRYRYKYGIAIPEYTKIGPGFFINRFGNIMINGDAIIGANCNVTHGSMLGQMNRGPNQGSPILGDDVFLAAGSKVIGKITIGNRAAVGANAVVTKPVPDDAVVGGIPARIISMNGSDGYINRRVDPDYTTRFRAVS, translated from the coding sequence ATGCGCTTCACTTGGTACCCGCCGCTAAAACTTCTATTGCTCCGATATCGGTATAAATATGGCATTGCTATCCCGGAATATACGAAAATCGGCCCCGGATTCTTCATCAACCGCTTTGGTAATATCATGATCAATGGCGATGCAATAATCGGCGCAAACTGTAATGTCACACATGGATCAATGCTGGGCCAGATGAACCGCGGGCCGAATCAGGGGTCGCCGATATTGGGAGATGACGTTTTTCTGGCCGCTGGTAGTAAAGTCATAGGCAAAATCACCATCGGCAATCGTGCTGCGGTGGGTGCGAACGCTGTCGTTACCAAACCGGTACCTGACGATGCTGTGGTTGGCGGAATTCCGGCAAGGATAATATCGATGAACGGATCTGATGGCTATATAAACCGCCGAGTCGATCCAGACTATACAACCCGATTTAGAGCTGTTTCTTAG
- a CDS encoding (deoxy)nucleoside triphosphate pyrophosphohydrolase: protein MENNPTYLFVVAAALIDEKKNILVQQRPEGKPMAGLWEFPGGKVEAAETPEVALVRELKEELGLSIDAQTLKPVAFASEPLGANHLLLLLYTCHEWTGRPQNLEATAMQWVPVHQLRHLEMPPADQPLVEQLLLAL from the coding sequence GTGGAAAATAATCCGACATACCTGTTTGTCGTTGCCGCTGCTCTCATCGATGAAAAGAAGAATATTCTGGTGCAACAGCGCCCGGAAGGAAAGCCAATGGCTGGCCTCTGGGAGTTCCCCGGAGGCAAGGTTGAAGCTGCCGAAACGCCGGAAGTTGCGCTTGTCCGTGAATTGAAAGAAGAGCTCGGCTTGTCTATCGATGCGCAGACTTTGAAGCCGGTTGCATTTGCCAGTGAACCCCTTGGCGCGAATCATCTGCTGCTATTGCTTTATACGTGTCATGAATGGACGGGGCGGCCACAGAATCTCGAAGCCACGGCCATGCAATGGGTTCCGGTACACCAACTACGCCATCTTGAAATGCCACCAGCTGACCAGCCCTTGGTTGAGCAGCTGCTCTTAGCTTTGTAG
- a CDS encoding methyltransferase domain-containing protein: MQNATDPKELFNRERRRRFRDRSFRRTQGKDFIGQIMSEEILDRLSLIKRDFKKCLLIGQASHVLAAVLNDMQIETIAADAGFDAAAAARGIQCDEDRLPFVDQSFDLVINVGALDSVNDLPGALTLTRRILKPDGLLLAAFVGAESLTTLKSLMMQAEGDSVAPHIHPQIDIRTIGDLVSRVGLTLPVIDSDGLNLRYADWSKLIGDIRDMGGSNALDGDTHPISRSVYSEAKRLFKEQADTEGKTTEHIELIYLCAWAPHPGQPKPARRGSGQTSLKTALTNKTDLQS; the protein is encoded by the coding sequence ATGCAAAATGCAACTGATCCCAAGGAGTTATTCAATCGCGAACGGCGGCGTCGGTTCCGCGATCGTTCTTTTAGGCGCACTCAAGGCAAAGATTTCATCGGCCAAATAATGTCTGAAGAGATATTGGATCGGCTTTCTCTTATAAAAAGAGACTTCAAAAAATGTTTGTTGATTGGCCAAGCCAGTCATGTTCTCGCTGCAGTGCTGAATGATATGCAGATTGAAACAATCGCCGCTGATGCTGGATTCGATGCCGCTGCTGCAGCACGAGGCATACAATGTGATGAAGATCGCTTACCTTTTGTCGATCAAAGCTTTGACCTTGTTATCAACGTGGGTGCTCTGGACAGCGTGAATGACTTGCCTGGCGCTTTAACGCTGACACGCCGTATTTTGAAACCTGATGGCTTATTACTTGCCGCTTTCGTTGGTGCTGAAAGCCTTACGACCTTGAAGTCTTTAATGATGCAGGCCGAAGGCGATTCGGTCGCGCCACATATTCATCCTCAAATTGATATCAGAACGATTGGTGATCTCGTTTCCCGAGTGGGACTGACGTTACCCGTGATAGATAGTGATGGTCTGAACCTTAGATATGCCGACTGGAGCAAGTTGATCGGTGATATCAGGGATATGGGCGGCAGCAACGCCTTAGATGGTGATACCCACCCAATTTCGCGTAGCGTTTACAGCGAAGCAAAGCGTTTGTTTAAAGAACAAGCGGATACCGAAGGAAAAACAACTGAGCATATCGAGTTGATATATTTGTGCGCCTGGGCACCCCATCCCGGTCAACCAAAACCGGCTCGCCGTGGTTCTGGTCAGACATCGCTCAAGACAGCACTCACAAACAAGACTGATCTACAAAGCTAA
- the grxC gene encoding glutaredoxin 3, with product MAKVEIYTKFTCGYCFRAKSLLKEKGVAFEETDISMGGAKREEMIQRAGGRTTVPQIFINDDHIGGSDDLASLEDAGKLDALLAE from the coding sequence ATGGCAAAAGTCGAAATCTACACCAAATTCACGTGCGGATATTGTTTTCGCGCGAAATCCCTTTTGAAGGAAAAGGGCGTCGCGTTTGAGGAAACCGACATCAGCATGGGTGGTGCCAAGCGTGAAGAGATGATTCAACGTGCGGGAGGACGGACGACGGTGCCGCAGATATTCATCAATGACGATCATATTGGCGGTTCTGATGATCTTGCATCGCTTGAAGATGCAGGAAAGTTAGACGCGCTTTTGGCTGAATAA
- a CDS encoding ComF family protein — protein MRFLSALMKTIIDFALPPRCPICGVTVEADNRFCLACWQDLNFLSEPWCSSCGKPFAFAQAEGAQCVSCIQRSPEHDGVRAVVEYDDKSSLLAMRLKYGVRLGLAELIAQHMQRFLPEVPKDTLIVPVPLHRWRLWSRGFNQSVLIGKALAKRNSLEMHSKILLRKSATPPLRSMSAKKRRKIVGNAFRISSGAERQIAGKTIILVDDVYTTGSTANACAKILKGSGATRVLVYCWARVLTDYDKP, from the coding sequence ATGAGATTTTTGTCGGCCCTGATGAAAACGATCATTGATTTCGCTCTGCCGCCGCGCTGCCCGATTTGTGGTGTGACTGTTGAAGCAGATAATCGGTTTTGTTTGGCCTGCTGGCAAGACCTGAATTTTCTAAGCGAGCCTTGGTGTTCATCTTGCGGGAAACCATTTGCTTTTGCCCAAGCTGAGGGCGCTCAATGTGTGTCTTGCATACAGCGAAGTCCAGAGCATGATGGCGTCCGCGCGGTCGTTGAATATGACGATAAAAGCAGCCTTCTGGCCATGCGCCTGAAATATGGAGTTCGTTTGGGTTTAGCAGAGCTTATTGCGCAGCATATGCAAAGGTTTTTGCCGGAGGTTCCGAAGGATACCCTCATTGTTCCCGTTCCGCTGCATCGCTGGCGTTTGTGGTCTCGCGGCTTTAACCAGTCGGTGCTCATCGGGAAGGCGCTCGCCAAAAGAAACTCCCTTGAGATGCACAGCAAAATTCTTCTCCGCAAAAGTGCCACGCCACCATTGCGGTCCATGTCTGCGAAAAAGCGGCGGAAGATAGTCGGTAACGCATTTCGAATCTCATCTGGTGCCGAACGTCAGATCGCTGGAAAAACGATAATATTGGTTGATGATGTTTACACAACAGGCTCTACCGCCAATGCTTGTGCCAAGATACTCAAGGGATCGGGAGCTACCAGAGTTTTGGTTTATTGTTGGGCAAGAGTTCTGACGGACTATGACAAGCCCTGA
- a CDS encoding M48 family metalloprotease, translating to MRTISKKFLSTAAILSLVACGGSGADAGSVESAGSRSSSEQGEVRSISAKDKRQGAEAHPQLLQEFGGAYTGPQSAYVVRIGQDIAVQSGLGDARSDFTVTLLNSPVNNAFAIPGGYVYLTRQLMALMNDEAEMAGVLGHEVGHVAAEHGRKRQKAAKRNSLLGALGQIGAAVLLGDSALGKLGQEVFGTGSQLLTLRYSRKQEYEADDLGIRYLASAGYAPDALSTMLESLAAQSAIDARVAGRDARGVPEWASTHPNPVQRVSRAAKNAGKLGVSGGVRNREAFLKNVDGILYGDDPKQGVIEGNSFLHPDLKLKFTVPNGFAMQNGTRAVTINGSAGQGQFTTGPYNGNMTTYIDNAFKALSGKGQNISYGEIQRTTVNGLPVSYAIGRVNSRSGQVDVTVFAYEFSKTSAFHFATLAPAGRASVFSSMYDSVRRLTAKEAAAIKPRKIDVVTVRRGDTIDSLASKMAYTSYQKDRFLVLNRMRSTDSLRAGQKVKIVTY from the coding sequence ATGAGAACCATATCCAAAAAATTTCTTTCGACTGCAGCGATACTATCATTGGTGGCTTGCGGCGGCTCGGGTGCTGATGCTGGCTCAGTTGAGTCAGCTGGCAGTCGCTCGTCAAGCGAGCAAGGCGAAGTAAGATCGATTTCCGCCAAGGACAAGCGTCAGGGAGCTGAAGCTCATCCGCAACTGCTGCAGGAATTTGGAGGCGCTTATACTGGTCCTCAGAGCGCATATGTTGTTCGGATTGGTCAGGATATTGCGGTACAATCAGGTTTGGGTGATGCGCGCAGTGATTTTACCGTCACATTACTCAACAGCCCCGTGAACAACGCTTTCGCCATACCAGGGGGGTATGTCTATTTGACGCGACAGCTTATGGCTTTGATGAATGATGAAGCGGAAATGGCCGGGGTTCTGGGACACGAAGTTGGCCATGTCGCTGCTGAACATGGCAGGAAAAGGCAAAAAGCAGCAAAGCGAAATAGTCTTCTGGGTGCTTTGGGTCAGATTGGCGCGGCCGTGTTGCTGGGAGACTCTGCTCTGGGGAAGTTAGGTCAGGAGGTATTTGGCACCGGTAGCCAGTTGTTGACACTTCGATATTCGAGGAAACAAGAATATGAAGCAGATGATCTTGGTATAAGATATCTGGCATCCGCAGGATATGCCCCTGATGCACTATCGACCATGCTAGAGTCCCTTGCGGCGCAATCGGCAATTGATGCGCGAGTGGCTGGCCGGGATGCAAGAGGTGTACCTGAATGGGCAAGTACGCACCCCAATCCGGTGCAACGAGTTTCGCGAGCCGCAAAAAATGCTGGAAAACTAGGAGTTTCAGGAGGCGTTCGCAATCGCGAGGCGTTTTTGAAAAATGTTGATGGAATTCTTTATGGCGATGACCCGAAACAAGGCGTGATTGAGGGCAACAGCTTTCTACATCCCGATCTTAAGTTGAAATTCACAGTGCCTAATGGTTTTGCAATGCAAAATGGAACCAGGGCAGTGACCATCAACGGATCTGCTGGTCAGGGTCAATTTACGACAGGACCCTATAATGGCAATATGACAACCTATATTGATAACGCATTCAAGGCCTTGTCTGGCAAGGGGCAGAATATTTCATATGGGGAAATTCAAAGGACAACAGTCAACGGCCTGCCGGTATCCTATGCAATTGGACGGGTGAATAGCCGCAGTGGCCAAGTTGATGTGACGGTTTTTGCTTATGAATTTTCGAAAACCAGTGCTTTTCACTTCGCGACATTGGCCCCAGCCGGAAGAGCGTCAGTCTTTTCCTCAATGTATGACAGTGTAAGGCGATTAACGGCAAAGGAAGCAGCGGCTATCAAGCCACGAAAAATTGATGTTGTGACGGTGAGGCGTGGTGATACGATTGACAGTCTTGCGAGCAAAATGGCCTATACCAGCTATCAGAAGGATCGTTTTCTGGTGTTGAACCGAATGCGTTCTACCGACAGTCTTCGCGCAGGTCAGAAAGTGAAGATCGTTACCTACTGA
- a CDS encoding carbon-nitrogen hydrolase family protein: MCSGVDPAANASALRSHVDEAAEGGAEILFTPEMTGLLDRNRSRASLHIRQEADDVVLQEARDSAARRSIWLAIGSLAIKLDDDDGSKWINRSYLISPSGQIAAKYDKIHLFDVDLDTGETWRESAAYQAGTKAVTSPVSDATLGLSICYDLRFPSLFASLTNAGADILSIPAAFTVPTGKAHWEILLRARAIEAGVFVVAAAQSGKHEDGRETYGHSMVVGPWGDVLLDMGSDIGVGLCDIDLADIAKIQGRIPAISNRRAFAPPKVSS, from the coding sequence ATGTGCAGCGGCGTAGACCCTGCCGCTAATGCCTCGGCCTTGCGGAGCCACGTAGATGAGGCTGCAGAAGGTGGCGCTGAGATCTTGTTCACGCCGGAGATGACAGGCCTGCTTGACCGCAATAGAAGCCGAGCGAGCCTGCATATTCGTCAGGAGGCAGACGACGTGGTTCTGCAGGAAGCGCGCGATTCTGCTGCACGCCGGAGCATATGGCTTGCTATTGGGTCGCTGGCTATCAAACTGGATGACGATGACGGAAGCAAATGGATAAACCGATCGTACCTGATCAGTCCATCGGGCCAGATCGCGGCGAAGTATGACAAGATCCACCTCTTTGATGTTGATCTTGATACGGGCGAGACGTGGCGCGAATCTGCTGCCTATCAAGCCGGCACAAAGGCGGTTACTTCACCGGTTAGTGATGCAACTTTGGGTCTTTCCATTTGCTATGACCTGCGATTTCCTTCGCTATTTGCGTCGTTGACCAATGCTGGTGCAGACATCCTGTCCATACCGGCAGCATTTACGGTCCCGACCGGAAAAGCCCATTGGGAGATATTATTGCGCGCGCGCGCGATTGAAGCTGGCGTTTTTGTGGTTGCAGCAGCGCAGTCTGGCAAGCATGAAGATGGCCGCGAGACTTATGGTCATTCCATGGTGGTAGGGCCTTGGGGCGATGTCTTGTTGGACATGGGATCGGACATTGGTGTAGGCCTATGCGATATTGACTTGGCCGATATTGCCAAGATACAGGGCCGCATTCCGGCGATTTCCAATCGTCGTGCATTTGCACCTCCAAAGGTTTCTTCATGA
- a CDS encoding polysaccharide biosynthesis/export family protein, whose protein sequence is METRLSSKTVQKLISAFAFTLLLTACASSGAFPVETAEQPDIDQSYQLRAGETVQIITYGEETLTGEFVIGANGFLAFPLVGDIQAAGLSPAGLGKQITASLADGYVINPQVNVEVKSFRPIYVLGEVNKPGEYPYIPDMTILAAIAKADGFTYRAQQKQIFIKRSDQPNEVKIRLGSNTRIYPGDTIRIVERFF, encoded by the coding sequence ATGGAAACCCGATTATCTTCTAAGACCGTTCAGAAGCTTATCTCTGCCTTTGCTTTCACTTTGCTTTTGACGGCTTGTGCCTCTTCGGGTGCATTTCCTGTCGAGACGGCTGAGCAACCGGATATCGACCAATCTTATCAACTACGCGCGGGTGAAACGGTTCAAATCATCACCTATGGTGAAGAAACATTGACCGGCGAATTTGTTATTGGTGCCAATGGTTTTCTTGCGTTCCCGCTGGTTGGAGATATCCAAGCAGCAGGTCTTTCTCCCGCCGGTCTGGGCAAGCAAATTACTGCATCTCTGGCAGATGGATATGTTATCAACCCACAGGTAAATGTGGAGGTAAAAAGTTTTCGGCCAATATATGTTTTGGGCGAAGTCAATAAGCCTGGCGAATATCCTTACATTCCTGATATGACGATATTGGCGGCTATAGCGAAGGCTGATGGCTTCACATATCGTGCGCAGCAAAAGCAAATTTTCATCAAGCGCTCTGACCAGCCCAATGAGGTAAAAATCAGGCTGGGCAGTAACACGCGAATTTATCCGGGTGATACAATCAGAATCGTGGAACGCTTTTTCTAA
- a CDS encoding DUF1178 family protein, whose translation MIVFDLICRDGSHQFEGWFGSSDDYDKQQLAGLIDCPTCGSRAVEKAVMAPNVGMKANQRSSSDKPSRFEAGASDSAEGAQPVSNAVEVSPEYAKLIDKLAEAQAKILEKSEWVGTDFPEQARAIHYGEKEAAPIHGTATADDAAELDEEGIEILPLPLPVKPPKSQN comes from the coding sequence ATGATAGTATTTGATCTTATCTGCAGAGATGGCAGCCATCAGTTTGAGGGTTGGTTTGGTTCTTCGGATGATTACGATAAACAGCAATTAGCGGGTCTTATCGACTGCCCGACTTGTGGAAGCAGAGCCGTAGAGAAAGCTGTGATGGCGCCAAATGTAGGCATGAAGGCCAATCAGCGTTCAAGCAGCGACAAACCATCCAGATTTGAGGCCGGTGCTTCTGATTCAGCAGAAGGCGCTCAGCCTGTCAGCAATGCGGTTGAGGTGAGCCCGGAATATGCCAAATTGATCGACAAGCTTGCTGAAGCACAAGCCAAGATTCTCGAGAAGTCGGAATGGGTTGGCACAGACTTCCCTGAACAGGCTCGAGCCATTCACTATGGAGAGAAAGAGGCAGCCCCGATTCACGGAACCGCAACGGCGGATGATGCTGCTGAACTTGATGAGGAAGGTATTGAGATATTGCCGCTGCCATTGCCGGTGAAACCGCCAAAATCACAAAATTGA
- a CDS encoding Flp family type IVb pilin, with product MGLFKKLYRSEQGATAVEYGLILALIAITAIVAISGVANSTGNMWNTVADEVVENS from the coding sequence ATGGGACTGTTTAAAAAATTATATCGCTCGGAACAGGGGGCGACGGCCGTGGAATATGGTCTGATTTTGGCACTTATCGCGATCACCGCAATTGTGGCGATTAGCGGTGTGGCAAATTCGACCGGAAACATGTGGAATACAGTGGCTGATGAAGTAGTCGAGAATTCCTAA